A window of the Streptomyces griseochromogenes genome harbors these coding sequences:
- a CDS encoding BlaI/MecI/CopY family transcriptional regulator: MTGGTDGPKESRRRARGELEGQVLAALWAAGGPATAVVVHENLGDDDTAHTTVLTILTRLCDKGLVTRQREGRSYVYTPVDDRPGMAAAGMHSLLDDGGDRAVVLARFVSDLSAEDERLLEQLLHGDGPLRG; the protein is encoded by the coding sequence ATGACCGGCGGTACTGACGGCCCGAAGGAGTCCCGGCGCCGTGCGCGGGGAGAGCTGGAGGGGCAGGTGCTGGCGGCCCTGTGGGCGGCCGGCGGGCCGGCGACGGCTGTGGTCGTGCACGAGAACCTGGGGGACGACGACACGGCCCACACCACCGTGCTGACCATCCTGACGCGGCTGTGCGACAAGGGGCTGGTGACCCGGCAGCGTGAGGGGCGTAGCTACGTGTACACGCCCGTGGACGACCGGCCGGGGATGGCCGCGGCCGGAATGCACTCGCTGCTCGACGACGGTGGAGACCGCGCGGTGGTGCTGGCCCGGTTCGTGTCCGATCTGTCGGCGGAGGACGAACGGCTGCTGGAGCAGCTGCTGCACGGTGACGGCCCCCTGCGGGGGTGA
- a CDS encoding M56 family metallopeptidase, whose translation MFWPVPMYLPLLVSAALALVAPWAGRRMPPRAGTWAMACAAVVAAGTWATELAILAFTAIGQVPLVAEQGPWSVSVLAAEDPVNRKVAAVCAGVVLVVVGSVTVASWRRGRALVDAWRECRHIAGGGDLAVVDDPVPAAFAVLGAPGRVVVSSGMLRLLDAPERRALLAHERAHLRHRHQVFSLVLHLTTTIDPLLRPLERAGAFAVERWADEEAGAEVADRRLVARAIARAALAASRARQAALAATGGPVPQRVQALMAPPVSRHHGATAVFAVLMAACCASLALTAHDTERLFEAAMHAHAAAGAHLPAR comes from the coding sequence GTGTTCTGGCCCGTACCGATGTATCTGCCGCTGCTGGTGAGCGCGGCGCTGGCGCTGGTGGCGCCATGGGCGGGGCGCCGGATGCCGCCCCGGGCAGGGACGTGGGCGATGGCGTGCGCGGCCGTCGTGGCGGCCGGTACATGGGCGACCGAGCTGGCGATCCTGGCGTTCACCGCGATAGGGCAGGTGCCGCTGGTGGCGGAGCAGGGGCCGTGGTCGGTGAGCGTGCTCGCGGCGGAGGACCCGGTGAACCGGAAGGTCGCCGCGGTGTGCGCCGGGGTGGTGCTGGTCGTGGTGGGCAGTGTGACAGTGGCGTCCTGGCGCCGGGGACGAGCGCTGGTCGATGCCTGGCGGGAGTGCCGGCACATCGCGGGAGGCGGGGACCTCGCGGTGGTCGACGATCCCGTCCCTGCGGCCTTCGCCGTGCTCGGCGCGCCGGGGCGTGTGGTGGTCTCCTCCGGGATGCTGCGGCTCCTGGACGCGCCGGAGCGTCGGGCCCTGCTCGCCCATGAGCGCGCGCACCTGCGCCATAGGCACCAGGTGTTCTCGCTGGTACTCCATCTGACGACCACGATCGATCCGTTGCTGCGGCCGCTGGAGCGAGCTGGGGCGTTCGCGGTGGAGCGGTGGGCGGACGAGGAGGCGGGCGCCGAGGTGGCGGACCGGCGCCTGGTGGCGCGGGCCATCGCACGGGCGGCCCTGGCGGCGAGCCGGGCCCGGCAGGCGGCTCTGGCCGCCACCGGCGGGCCGGTGCCGCAGCGCGTCCAGGCGCTGATGGCTCCGCCGGTCTCGCGCCACCACGGCGCGACGGCCGTGTTCGCGGTGCTGATGGCGGCGTGCTGCGCGAGCCTGGCCCTGACCGCGCACGACACGGAGCGGCTGTTCGAGGCCGCGATGCACGCCCATGCCGCCGCCGGAGCACACCTGCCTGCGCGGTGA
- a CDS encoding phosphatase PAP2 family protein: protein MGITSDARAVPRRLVLTWKDVPMTAAATAQLAFDGSGIDGSLFTTVTDFARDTTWLNTPMELWTNLGLGVFAVLMVMGWWNARRRGTRAMTVALAAPVAVVVAFAAAEVVKKIVGEVRPCRSMPHAYIVDACPAPSDYAFPSGHTTVAAATVAALFLLDRRLSAIAAVFALMEGFTRVYVGAHYPHDVLGSALLALPVAYLTSLALRRWAATLVASLSGGALRPLLTAEPVVATPQHAR from the coding sequence GTGGGGATCACCAGCGACGCCCGTGCCGTTCCGCGTCGCCTCGTGCTGACATGGAAGGACGTGCCCATGACCGCGGCCGCCACCGCGCAACTGGCCTTCGACGGCTCCGGCATCGACGGCTCGCTGTTCACCACCGTCACCGACTTCGCCCGTGACACCACGTGGCTGAACACCCCCATGGAGCTGTGGACCAACCTCGGCCTGGGCGTCTTCGCCGTACTCATGGTGATGGGCTGGTGGAACGCGCGCCGCCGCGGCACGCGGGCGATGACCGTCGCGCTGGCCGCACCGGTCGCCGTCGTGGTCGCCTTCGCCGCCGCCGAGGTGGTCAAGAAGATCGTCGGCGAGGTACGCCCCTGCCGGTCGATGCCCCACGCCTACATCGTCGACGCCTGCCCGGCGCCGTCCGACTACGCCTTCCCCAGCGGCCACACCACCGTCGCCGCCGCGACCGTGGCCGCGCTCTTCCTGCTGGACCGCCGCCTGAGCGCCATCGCCGCCGTGTTCGCGCTGATGGAGGGCTTCACCCGGGTGTACGTCGGCGCCCACTACCCCCACGACGTCCTCGGCTCCGCTCTCCTGGCCCTGCCCGTCGCCTACCTCACCAGCCTGGCTCTGCGCCGCTGGGCCGCAACGCTGGTCGCGTCCCTGAGCGGCGGCGCACTGCGCCCGCTGCTGACCGCCGAACCCGTGGTGGCCACCCCGCAGCACGCCCGGTAG
- a CDS encoding sensor histidine kinase — protein MTLPGRLPARFRRLPVVIRLVLAVAITMSLVLTGAAGLVYWRVQTALDQQLNDDLTTYRHSLDQAVRAGVRLPPGPSGSLRQVLDAHGRVLCASDAVRHQPLLTPAELRAVARGATVRRDVGPLLPITPGTLRVQAKRVTADRRARIVIAAVRRGHRDEALRELLAQLAIASGLTLIAASYVGYRTARAALRPVERYRGGAATLTDGTQNLRLDVPADRDDEITRLGHTLNHMLDRLEASAERERRFVADASHELRTPLTLMRAELDVALHRPRSAAELTETLRAVDTEVQRLIDLSNALLDLEELGSTGHITRAPVPLTDLLDTAVTPHRRTAERAGRTLTVDTSGLIVDVDARWMRPAIGNLVDNALRHGHGTVRLTATVEEEELQVSVTDEGPGFPPEFLPRAFDRFARAEASRTSDGSGLGLAFVHAVATAHGGTAHVDNASQGATVTLRMPC, from the coding sequence GTGACCCTGCCGGGCCGGCTGCCCGCCCGGTTCCGGCGGCTGCCCGTCGTCATCCGTCTCGTGCTGGCCGTCGCCATCACCATGTCACTGGTCCTGACCGGCGCGGCGGGCCTGGTCTACTGGCGCGTCCAGACCGCCCTCGACCAGCAGCTGAACGACGACCTGACCACCTACCGGCACAGCCTCGACCAGGCGGTGCGCGCCGGCGTCCGGCTCCCTCCCGGGCCCAGCGGCAGCCTCCGGCAGGTCCTGGACGCGCACGGCCGCGTCCTGTGCGCGAGCGACGCCGTCCGCCACCAGCCCCTGCTCACCCCCGCCGAACTCCGCGCCGTCGCGCGGGGCGCCACCGTACGGCGCGACGTCGGCCCCCTGCTCCCGATCACCCCGGGCACCCTGCGCGTCCAGGCCAAGCGCGTCACGGCGGACCGACGGGCCAGGATCGTGATCGCCGCCGTCCGGCGCGGCCACCGGGACGAGGCGCTGCGCGAACTCCTAGCCCAGTTGGCCATCGCCTCCGGCCTGACCCTGATCGCCGCCTCCTACGTCGGCTACCGCACCGCCCGCGCCGCCCTGCGCCCCGTCGAGCGCTACCGCGGCGGCGCCGCGACCCTCACCGACGGCACCCAGAACCTGCGCCTGGACGTGCCCGCCGACCGCGACGACGAGATCACCCGCCTCGGCCACACCCTCAACCACATGCTCGACCGCCTGGAGGCATCCGCCGAACGCGAGCGCCGGTTCGTCGCGGACGCCAGTCACGAACTGCGCACCCCGCTCACCTTGATGCGCGCCGAACTCGACGTCGCCCTGCACCGCCCCCGCTCCGCCGCCGAACTCACCGAGACCCTGCGCGCCGTGGACACCGAGGTGCAGCGCCTGATCGACCTCTCCAACGCCCTGCTGGACCTGGAGGAACTCGGCAGCACCGGCCACATCACCCGCGCGCCCGTGCCCCTCACCGACCTCCTCGACACCGCCGTCACCCCGCACCGGCGCACCGCGGAGCGGGCCGGCCGCACACTGACCGTCGACACCTCCGGCCTGATCGTCGACGTCGACGCCCGATGGATGAGGCCTGCTATCGGCAACCTCGTCGACAACGCCCTGCGGCACGGCCACGGCACGGTCCGCCTCACGGCGACAGTCGAGGAGGAGGAACTGCAGGTGTCCGTCACGGACGAAGGCCCCGGCTTCCCACCGGAGTTCCTACCACGCGCCTTCGACCGCTTCGCCCGCGCCGAGGCCAGCCGCACCAGCGACGGATCCGGCCTCGGACTCGCCTTCGTCCACGCCGTCGCCACCGCCCACGGCGGCACTGCCCACGTGGACAACGCGAGTCAAGGAGCGACTGTCACTCTGCGCATGCCGTGCTGA
- a CDS encoding response regulator transcription factor: MHCLVVDDETRLTDLVVRYLTESGHTAEGRYDGPSGLAAARDPRLDAVLLDVMLPGMDGVEVCRTLRSEGIDVPVVLLTARGAIGERVAGLDAGADDYVVKPFAMEELLARLRAISRRRPDPAGRLQVGDLVLDPEQQRAWRADSELDLSRREFGVLRVLMENAGCVVSRLRLLEEVWDGEADLRSNAIDVHVSKVRAKVDRAFGRTTITTLRGRGYRLETAP; this comes from the coding sequence ATGCACTGCCTGGTCGTCGACGACGAGACCCGCCTGACCGATCTGGTCGTCCGCTACCTCACGGAGTCCGGACACACCGCCGAAGGCCGCTACGACGGGCCCTCCGGGCTCGCCGCCGCCCGCGACCCCCGGCTGGACGCCGTACTGCTCGATGTGATGCTGCCCGGCATGGACGGCGTAGAGGTCTGCCGGACACTGCGGAGCGAAGGAATCGACGTACCCGTGGTCCTGCTCACCGCACGCGGGGCGATCGGCGAGCGGGTCGCCGGACTGGACGCCGGTGCCGACGACTACGTGGTCAAGCCGTTCGCCATGGAGGAACTGCTGGCACGGCTGCGCGCGATATCCCGGCGCCGCCCCGACCCGGCCGGCCGGCTCCAGGTCGGCGACCTGGTCCTCGATCCCGAGCAGCAGCGCGCCTGGCGTGCGGACAGCGAACTCGACCTGTCACGGCGGGAGTTCGGCGTCCTGCGGGTGCTGATGGAGAACGCCGGGTGCGTGGTGTCGCGGCTGCGGCTGCTGGAGGAGGTGTGGGACGGCGAGGCCGACCTGCGCAGCAACGCCATCGACGTGCACGTCTCCAAGGTGCGCGCCAAGGTCGACCGGGCCTTCGGCCGTACGACGATCACGACCCTGCGCGGGCGCGGCTACCGGCTGGAGACCGCCCCGTGA
- a CDS encoding DUF4956 domain-containing protein encodes MHALVLAAKGITTHIAVIDLLTRGGLDVIALLVLVGWLYRRRPSAPAMPLVLASLNIGLFAAMSTISAGKFPAGVGFGLFGILSLVRLRSAAFTLRDVAYTFVTLVIALCTGLPQRQTWLVVTLDVVVLAAVLIVDDPRSYEPPTRTVKLTLDRIYPDPSVIAGDVAFRFGQAPLSVVVDEVDYVRETTRVSARYPAPPQEREPAITPDVEPREPVTAS; translated from the coding sequence ATGCACGCACTGGTGCTCGCCGCCAAGGGCATCACCACCCACATTGCGGTCATCGATCTGCTGACCCGTGGTGGTCTCGACGTCATCGCTCTGCTGGTCCTGGTCGGCTGGCTCTACCGCCGCCGTCCGAGCGCACCGGCGATGCCGCTGGTCCTCGCCTCTCTGAACATCGGCCTGTTCGCCGCGATGAGCACGATCAGCGCCGGCAAGTTCCCGGCCGGGGTCGGCTTCGGCCTGTTCGGCATCCTTTCCCTGGTCCGCCTGCGCAGTGCCGCCTTCACCCTTCGAGACGTCGCCTACACCTTCGTCACCCTCGTGATCGCCCTGTGCACGGGCCTGCCGCAGCGGCAGACCTGGCTCGTCGTCACCCTCGACGTCGTGGTCCTGGCGGCGGTCCTCATAGTCGACGACCCAAGGTCGTACGAGCCGCCGACCCGGACGGTGAAGCTCACCCTCGACCGGATCTACCCGGACCCGTCTGTCATCGCCGGAGACGTGGCCTTCCGCTTCGGTCAGGCACCGCTGTCCGTGGTCGTGGACGAGGTCGACTACGTCCGTGAGACCACCCGGGTCTCCGCCCGCTACCCCGCCCCACCGCAGGAACGGGAACCCGCGATCACTCCGGACGTCGAGCCCCGCGAACCGGTGACGGCGTCATGA
- a CDS encoding polyphosphate polymerase domain-containing protein — protein MTLASSLAAGLSLAELRGATLAEVDAAAALQHRVDRKYLVPLDRARRLIAALADSHHVLDLGGRRTTSYLSTYFDTERLGAWRAHVQGRRRRWKVRTRLYVEDGLCRVEVKTKDGRGATVKHALKVPTADYGELTTQAADFVDEVLEQAGIPITAKELSASAEVRYVRAALADLDHGSRVTLDGTLSCHCDDRTAALDPGHVLIETKGGAQPAPADRLLLGMGVRSVSLSKYIVGQSLLTPGLPDNDVRRLARAHFTTEAHPAPLTERIPAA, from the coding sequence ATGACCCTCGCCTCCTCCCTCGCGGCCGGGCTGAGCCTGGCGGAGCTGCGCGGTGCGACGCTCGCCGAGGTGGACGCGGCCGCGGCCCTCCAGCACCGGGTCGACCGCAAGTACCTGGTCCCGCTCGACCGTGCCCGCCGCCTCATCGCCGCTCTCGCCGACAGCCACCACGTCCTGGACCTCGGCGGGCGTCGTACGACGAGCTACCTCAGTACCTACTTCGACACCGAGCGGCTCGGCGCCTGGCGGGCCCACGTCCAGGGCCGCCGGCGCCGCTGGAAGGTCCGCACCCGCCTGTACGTGGAGGACGGGCTGTGCCGGGTGGAGGTGAAGACGAAGGACGGCCGCGGCGCCACGGTCAAGCACGCCTTGAAGGTCCCGACCGCCGACTACGGCGAACTGACCACACAGGCAGCTGACTTCGTCGACGAGGTGCTGGAGCAGGCCGGCATCCCCATCACCGCCAAGGAACTCTCGGCCTCCGCCGAGGTCCGTTACGTCCGTGCGGCTCTCGCCGACCTCGACCACGGCAGCCGCGTCACCCTCGACGGCACCCTCAGCTGCCACTGCGACGACCGCACCGCCGCACTCGACCCCGGACACGTCCTGATCGAGACCAAGGGCGGCGCGCAACCCGCCCCCGCCGACCGTCTGCTGCTCGGCATGGGCGTCCGTTCGGTCTCGCTCAGCAAGTACATCGTCGGCCAGTCCCTGCTCACCCCGGGCCTGCCCGACAACGACGTACGCCGCCTCGCCCGCGCCCACTTCACCACCGAGGCGCACCCGGCACCGCTCACCGAAAGGATCCCCGCAGCATGA
- a CDS encoding phosphatase PAP2 family protein: MNVLRGIKWPYALIALLAVAAVGVGTLQPQLVSAAAGLVKKKPSATQKIKQDPPPTLFTDAEIATIGKQTAAQRKKADTLFAQWREAHGTARDDKAFTAWAAQQVPAPPTAAQRTAELRQDQQLAKTRTAAGKKAATWLELHGKKDIWKLYLHDQGELIPAKQGTAEKTQLKAVLKLAKTISDQVAAKDKQPAPYVLDPTLRPDKHIKPGAKGPYSYPSSHAARSAAAVTYLTVLSPHRAADYQWMQDEILYSRLYMAGHVTSDITAGTLLGDLIGDYELTVSGH, encoded by the coding sequence ATGAACGTCCTGCGCGGCATCAAATGGCCGTACGCCCTGATCGCTCTCCTCGCCGTCGCGGCCGTCGGCGTCGGCACGCTGCAACCGCAGCTGGTCTCGGCCGCCGCCGGCCTGGTGAAGAAGAAGCCCAGCGCGACACAGAAGATCAAGCAGGATCCGCCGCCCACGCTCTTCACCGACGCCGAGATCGCCACCATCGGCAAGCAGACGGCGGCCCAGCGCAAGAAGGCCGACACCCTCTTCGCGCAGTGGAGGGAGGCGCACGGCACCGCCCGCGACGACAAGGCGTTCACCGCCTGGGCCGCCCAGCAGGTGCCCGCCCCGCCCACCGCGGCGCAGCGCACCGCCGAACTCCGTCAGGACCAGCAGCTCGCCAAGACCCGCACGGCGGCCGGGAAGAAGGCCGCGACCTGGCTGGAGCTCCACGGCAAGAAGGACATCTGGAAGCTCTACCTCCACGACCAGGGTGAACTGATCCCCGCCAAGCAGGGCACGGCCGAGAAGACCCAGCTCAAGGCGGTGCTGAAGCTGGCCAAGACGATCAGCGACCAGGTGGCGGCCAAGGACAAGCAGCCCGCCCCGTACGTCCTGGACCCCACCCTGCGCCCTGACAAGCACATCAAGCCCGGCGCCAAGGGCCCGTACTCCTACCCCTCCAGCCACGCCGCCCGGTCCGCCGCCGCCGTCACCTACCTCACCGTCCTCTCCCCGCACCGCGCCGCGGACTACCAGTGGATGCAGGACGAGATCCTCTACTCCCGCCTCTACATGGCCGGCCACGTCACCAGCGACATCACCGCCGGCACCCTCCTCGGTGATCTGATCGGCGACTACGAACTCACCGTCAGCGGCCACTGA
- the dcd gene encoding dCTP deaminase has product MLLSDKDIRAEIDAGRVRIDPYDETMVQPSSIDVRLDRYFRVFENHRYPHIDPSIEQADLTRLVEPEGDEPFILHPGEFVLASTYEVISLPDDLASRLEGKSSLGRLGLVTHSTAGFIDPGFSGHVTLELSNLATLPIKLWPGMKIGQLCMFRLSSPAEFPYGSERYGSRYQGQRGPTASRSFQNFHRTQV; this is encoded by the coding sequence GTGCTTCTCTCAGACAAGGACATCCGGGCCGAGATCGACGCCGGGCGGGTACGGATCGATCCCTACGACGAAACCATGGTGCAGCCGTCGAGCATCGACGTCAGGCTGGACCGGTACTTCCGGGTGTTCGAGAACCACCGGTACCCGCACATCGACCCCTCCATCGAGCAGGCCGATCTGACGCGGCTGGTGGAGCCCGAGGGCGATGAGCCGTTCATCCTGCATCCCGGGGAGTTCGTGCTGGCCAGCACGTACGAGGTCATCTCCCTTCCCGATGATCTCGCCTCGCGGCTGGAGGGGAAGAGCTCGCTCGGGCGGCTCGGGCTGGTCACGCACTCCACCGCCGGGTTCATCGACCCCGGGTTCAGCGGCCATGTGACCCTGGAGCTGTCCAACCTCGCCACCCTGCCGATCAAGCTCTGGCCGGGGATGAAGATCGGCCAGCTGTGCATGTTCCGGCTCAGCTCGCCCGCCGAGTTCCCGTACGGCAGCGAGCGTTACGGGTCCCGATACCAGGGGCAGCGCGGGCCGACCGCCTCGCGGTCCTTCCAGAACTTCCATCGGACCCAGGTGTGA
- a CDS encoding phosphoribosyltransferase: MSDVRENLTYERFGGAIRELAQTIADDGYEPDIVLSIARGGVFVAGGLAYALDCKNIHLVNVEFYTGVGTTLEMPVMLAPVPNIIDFSDKKVLITDDVADTGKTLKLVRDFCLDTVAEVRSAVIYEKSHSLVKCEYVWKRTDDWINFPWSVEPPVVKRAGQVLDA; this comes from the coding sequence ATGAGTGACGTGCGGGAGAACCTGACCTACGAGCGGTTCGGCGGCGCCATCCGCGAGCTGGCGCAGACCATCGCCGACGACGGGTACGAGCCGGACATCGTGCTCAGCATCGCCCGCGGGGGTGTCTTCGTCGCCGGCGGGCTCGCCTACGCCCTCGACTGCAAGAACATCCACCTGGTGAACGTCGAGTTCTACACGGGTGTGGGGACGACCCTCGAGATGCCCGTCATGCTCGCGCCCGTCCCCAACATCATCGACTTCTCCGACAAGAAGGTGCTCATCACCGACGACGTCGCGGACACCGGCAAGACGCTCAAGCTGGTGCGCGACTTCTGCCTCGACACCGTCGCCGAGGTGCGCTCCGCCGTGATCTATGAGAAGTCCCACTCCCTCGTGAAGTGCGAGTACGTGTGGAAGCGGACCGATGACTGGATCAACTTCCCGTGGAGCGTCGAACCGCCCGTGGTGAAGCGGGCCGGGCAGGTCCTCGACGCCTAG
- a CDS encoding Yip1 family protein — MSQVGSKARPRGPGRTRRCAGPGTFVDVAGFRIGRGGRDNRTPQGQQAPQGPSHGHGRPAGPSYGQGQPGGPSYGQRGPTYGRPQPSYPPQGYPQPGPSHGYPGQAEDGPEYFGDGGYPGQGPGGARDPYAANNPGHTQAFSIDEASGYTQGATYHAGSAAPSGPTGPPLHWKELLRGIVLAPDATFLRMRDYTMWAPALIVTFLYGLLAVFGFDNARKDAINATLSNAVPIVLITAVAMVLSAFVLGVVTHTLARQLGGDGAWQPTVGLSMLITSLTDAPRLLVAMFFGGDAGFVQLLGWATWIGAGALLTLMVSRSHDLPWPKALGASAIQLIALLSIVKLGTF, encoded by the coding sequence ATGTCACAGGTCGGCAGCAAAGCCCGGCCCCGAGGCCCCGGCCGGACACGTCGCTGTGCGGGACCGGGTACGTTCGTTGACGTGGCTGGATTCAGGATCGGACGCGGGGGCCGGGACAACCGCACCCCCCAAGGACAGCAGGCGCCGCAGGGACCGTCGCACGGACACGGGCGGCCCGCGGGACCGTCGTACGGGCAGGGACAGCCCGGAGGACCGTCGTACGGGCAGCGGGGGCCGACGTACGGCCGTCCGCAGCCGTCGTACCCGCCGCAGGGCTACCCGCAGCCGGGGCCGTCCCACGGCTACCCGGGCCAGGCCGAGGACGGCCCGGAGTACTTCGGCGACGGCGGCTACCCGGGCCAGGGCCCGGGCGGTGCGCGGGACCCGTACGCGGCGAACAACCCGGGCCACACCCAGGCCTTCTCGATCGACGAGGCCTCCGGCTACACCCAGGGCGCGACCTACCACGCCGGCTCGGCCGCGCCCTCCGGCCCCACCGGCCCGCCCCTGCACTGGAAGGAACTCCTGCGGGGCATCGTGCTCGCCCCCGACGCGACCTTCCTGCGCATGCGGGACTACACGATGTGGGCCCCGGCCCTGATCGTCACCTTCCTCTACGGCCTGCTCGCCGTCTTCGGTTTCGACAACGCCCGCAAGGACGCGATCAACGCGACGCTGTCCAACGCGGTCCCGATCGTGCTGATCACCGCCGTCGCGATGGTGCTGAGCGCCTTCGTCCTGGGTGTGGTCACCCACACCCTGGCCCGCCAGCTCGGCGGCGACGGTGCCTGGCAGCCCACGGTGGGCCTGTCCATGCTGATCACATCGCTCACGGACGCCCCCCGCCTGCTCGTCGCCATGTTCTTCGGCGGCGACGCCGGCTTCGTCCAGCTGCTCGGCTGGGCCACCTGGATCGGCGCGGGCGCCCTGCTGACCCTGATGGTCTCCCGCTCCCACGACCTGCCCTGGCCCAAGGCGCTGGGCGCGTCGGCGATCCAGCTGATCGCGCTGCTGTCGATAGTGAAGCTGGGCACGTTCTAG
- a CDS encoding FG-GAP and VCBS repeat-containing protein, protein MHTHRRLALATATAAALTGGLLTFAGAPATAADSVKVAKADFNGDGIGDIATSAATAYVSGHQNAGQVVVLYGAATGVSGAKRTTISQNTTGAPGTAEAGDEFGYDLAYADFNNDGYDDLAVGAPHEKVGTDTDGGGLAILWGSANGLTGKGVDVPDPAPSSHDYWGKDLAAGDFDGDGKADLVVGSSASTLYLYRGGFSTSGTPGSRTTVKPPIQSGSNDYPYGPMSLTAGDVNGDGRTDLVVDGYETKTSSHWNTNYWLPGTASGLSAASAKALKPGIVTGIGDINGDGFGDIVSGSSWDNTTSDGQTVPDAAKGGKVSVTYGSASGPGATTGITQDTGGVPGTAEKGDGFGWDLDLGDVNGDGYQDLVVSSPNEDMNGVTDTGQVAVLYGSASGVNTTSGAQSFGQSTAGVPGDDEKSDLFGADVKLDDVTGDGRADLVVGSYENGGDGALTYLPSDGTKITTAGSRSVSASAAGISTTGEPQFGALFAD, encoded by the coding sequence ATGCACACGCACCGCCGACTCGCCCTCGCGACGGCCACCGCGGCCGCGCTGACGGGCGGTCTGCTCACCTTCGCCGGAGCTCCCGCCACGGCCGCCGACTCCGTCAAGGTGGCCAAGGCCGACTTCAACGGCGACGGTATCGGCGACATCGCCACCTCGGCGGCCACCGCCTACGTCAGCGGCCACCAGAACGCCGGCCAGGTCGTCGTCCTGTACGGCGCCGCCACCGGCGTCTCGGGCGCCAAGCGCACCACGATCAGCCAGAACACCACCGGTGCCCCCGGCACCGCCGAGGCCGGCGACGAGTTCGGCTACGACCTCGCGTACGCCGACTTCAACAACGACGGCTACGACGACCTCGCCGTCGGCGCCCCGCACGAGAAGGTCGGCACCGACACCGACGGCGGCGGCCTCGCCATCCTCTGGGGCTCCGCGAACGGCCTCACCGGCAAGGGCGTCGACGTGCCCGACCCGGCCCCCAGCTCCCACGACTACTGGGGCAAGGACCTGGCCGCCGGCGACTTCGACGGCGACGGCAAGGCCGACCTGGTCGTCGGCAGCTCCGCCAGCACCCTCTACCTCTACAGGGGAGGCTTCAGCACCTCCGGCACCCCGGGCAGCCGCACCACCGTCAAGCCGCCGATCCAGTCGGGCAGCAACGACTACCCCTACGGGCCGATGAGCCTGACCGCCGGTGACGTCAACGGCGACGGCCGCACCGACCTCGTGGTCGACGGCTACGAGACGAAGACCTCGTCGCACTGGAACACCAACTACTGGCTGCCCGGCACCGCGAGCGGGCTGAGCGCCGCCTCGGCCAAGGCCCTCAAGCCCGGCATCGTCACGGGCATCGGCGACATCAACGGCGACGGCTTCGGCGACATCGTCAGCGGCTCCTCCTGGGACAACACCACCAGCGACGGCCAGACCGTCCCGGACGCCGCCAAGGGCGGCAAGGTGAGCGTCACCTACGGCTCCGCCTCGGGCCCCGGTGCCACCACGGGCATCACCCAGGACACCGGCGGCGTGCCCGGCACCGCGGAGAAGGGCGACGGCTTCGGCTGGGACCTCGACCTCGGCGACGTCAACGGCGACGGCTACCAGGACCTCGTCGTCAGCAGCCCGAACGAGGACATGAACGGCGTCACCGACACCGGCCAGGTCGCCGTCCTGTACGGCTCCGCCTCCGGTGTGAACACCACGTCCGGCGCCCAGTCCTTCGGCCAGAGCACCGCCGGCGTCCCCGGCGACGACGAGAAGAGCGACCTGTTCGGCGCCGACGTCAAGCTGGACGACGTCACCGGCGACGGCCGGGCCGACCTGGTCGTGGGGTCGTACGAGAACGGCGGTGACGGCGCGCTGACCTATCTGCCCTCCGACGGCACGAAGATCACCACGGCCGGCTCCCGGTCCGTCTCGGCGAGCGCCGCGGGAATCTCCACGACGGGCGAGCCCCAGTTCGGCGCCCTGTTCGCGGACTGA
- a CDS encoding antibiotic biosynthesis monooxygenase family protein, with the protein MSVVKINVLTVPAEQRETLEKRFASRAHAVENSDGFEWFELLRPVEGTDTYLVYTRWRDEESFQAWMEGPMKSAHQGGGEGGERPKPAASGSTLWSFEVVQQAGPKAQ; encoded by the coding sequence ATGAGCGTAGTCAAGATCAATGTGCTGACCGTGCCCGCCGAGCAGCGGGAGACGCTGGAGAAGCGGTTCGCCTCGCGGGCCCACGCCGTGGAGAACTCGGACGGGTTCGAGTGGTTCGAGCTGCTGCGGCCCGTCGAGGGCACCGACACCTACCTCGTGTACACGCGCTGGCGCGACGAGGAGTCGTTCCAGGCGTGGATGGAGGGCCCGATGAAGTCCGCGCACCAGGGCGGCGGGGAGGGCGGCGAGCGGCCCAAGCCTGCTGCTTCCGGTTCCACCCTGTGGTCCTTCGAGGTGGTGCAGCAGGCGGGGCCGAAGGCCCAGTAG